The following is a genomic window from Papilio machaon chromosome 7, ilPapMach1.1, whole genome shotgun sequence.
atcTAAGGATCTTTGACTTTTATTTCTACATGTAAGTAGAATTAAATCATCTAATTTGGCCACAAAGAAAGATTGAAAATCGCTTAAAACCGTCGAATTAACGAGGATTTTGCGGTCTAATATGGAATATATCaggaaatttttaaagatttttttttaaataccacaATTGAAATCTCATtacagctcactatacgtccccactgaggagcttggagcctaccctaagtttaggggtgactaggtcaacCACActagcccagtgcgggttgttTGACTTATACACATATttaacacacacacatattTGTACacatattatctttaaatttcttcttagatatgtgcaggttgcttcacgatgtttttcttcaccgtaagaacgtcggataaatgtacagaTTTAAATCGTataacacattggtacatggcgggattcgtacccagattgcaagtcaagtgcttgtATTGCTTAGTTAATaaccttattattataatcacAAAACAATCGGGAATTACATCATATGTTTTTAGGGAAGCAAAACAAGACTAGTCGCTACTAGAGCTATAGTATAATTGGAATCTATGATTGCAGATTGCAAGGCAAGTGCTTAAAATCTGAGCCATCGACTTCATCTATAGTTAAAATTGGAGAAAATgctctttattattttatttgttgcacaaactgtattttttcaaatatctcattattttcaaaattagcATTTCGTAATGTGGCtgaaagataataaaacttttgccattaaaacaaaacacacaaAGTTGTCAACTTGACTTTTGTCATCAACTTGTCATTGGTCACGATTTGACATAACTTAAAACATGGATTTGAaaagtaattgaaattaactaattaattactttactgTTTTACGAAAGACATAAATGaacctaatatataattaaaggaaaaaattcTACGAAAGACTAGGCAGTATGGTCGAAAGACTATAGCCTGCGCCAAgggcgaaaaaaaaaattgtcatttgtcaaacttatttacaaaaacattctcCAGTCTGCCTGCTTTCTAAATTCCgttgattgtatttttaaatagtaaataattttccatTAAAGTAGCAATCAAAATGAGTTGCTTTGAGAACGTAAATTTACCTAACTGCGTGTGGTTTGATGGGGACGACAAACGAAATACTGTAGCTTCGATTTTGGCTGgtgtttttgtatgtatttccATGAATCATTGGTAGCAAAATGGGTGCCATTACCTTTTtgtgttttcttatttaaaacatttacacaATACCAAAGTGTGTCGTGTCTTAGATATTGTAAAAAGGAAATCTGGCTAAAAATGGTTTAAATACAGTGTTTTATCTTGTGAATGTTAAAACTGTCTTGTCAATATCATGACTGGCCATttcttattgttattatattcaCCATTCTACAATATATACCATTCTAATAGCATAAATGATTAatcttatacataaaattcttgtgtcacAATGTTCATTCCCGTGCTCCTCTGAAATAGCTTGAatgattctcatgaaattttgtgagcatattcagtaggtctgagaatcggccaacatctatttttcatacccctattaagtttaatAGGCTTAGGCTATATTatagactattttttattttgctctGAAGAAGTCAAGGTAGATAGtctaaaattaacatattggAAAACAGTCCTTTAACAGTCAGATTATAAAAGTTGTTTGTGTACAAGGAGACTTTGAAGAGAGTAATGACTAAAGGGATGAATGATAGATAGATCTGGATGAGAAAAACCTAGTATACAAACTGATATGAACAGGGAGATGATACTTAAAATAGAagtagctatcgcccgcgattccgtccatgcagaattaaaaaaaagcttaataagaGACTACTTGTCTATAAattctaccagactatgttctacatctatgccaaattttatagacatccattgagccgttctggagataccttcaaacaaacatctatccatctaaacatttgaatttataatattagtaagattgttacatattgttatcactaTATACCCATTTTTGTGATATCTTGTGAGTGTTTGATGTACATGAGTATGAGTATGAGTGTTTGTGGTATGTTTGATTACTTTACTATTACAGTACTTTGCGGGCTGGTGGTTCATCATAGATGCAGCGTCAGTATATCCAGGTGATCTCCCCAATGCCTCTTATGTATGCGGTGTTATGGCAACACTCTCACTTGTCATGGTTAATTCTGTCTCCAATGCTCAGGTGAATAAACATTCCTATAAAAATAAggatatttatgtaatatttttttaaatcactttttACAATAGATTGTTACAAGAACAATGGTAAAACTAAATGGCATGTTTTAAGTAAGGTTATTACAGACttgcaacattatttataataatgcacataatatttgtgaaaaaaattaagatatgtTTGTGAAGCCAACTAACCCCGTAATGGACCAGAGTGATTGACTTCTTATTAAGGTCTAATTTAGTGTAGGCTTAGTCTCCGCGATGATTTATAGAGCTGACGACATGTTTGTCCTATTTCCAGGTCCGTGGTGACACATACACAGGTGGCTGCATGGGCCCTCGTCGCGCTCGTATCTGGCTGTTTATGGGCTTTGTTGTAGGTTTTTTCTCCCTCATCTCATCCTGTGGGATCTTATTTGTTAACTATGCTAATGCTGGTGagttttacattgaaattaaaataattttttttagaggAAAGTACCACAGGATCGACGATATTCAGTCATGACAGAAAATAGCCTTCcatgtattttatacaagaCAGTTAATACTACTATTACTTCATTCAGCCAGGATTTGATGTTTCAGTTTTAACCAATGTTGCAAAAGTTATTGACGAAATGATTTttcttagatttatttttagctagcttttgattaattaaaaaaaatctttataagtatcctatgtgttctttcagactatgttctacatctgtgccaaatttaatcaaggaCTGTTCTTCACTTCCTTCTggacttcaaacaaacatccatcaatttaaattctaaacattcgcatttataatattaggttgttggttttttttagggAGCAAAAAGCACACATGGGCCGGTGTGAGCTTGTTCATGCAAAACGCATTTATATTCGCGAGTTCGCTCGTCCTCAAGTTTGGCCGCACTGAAGATGTTTGGGGATAAGATTATTcagatttataaaatctgtGGCTACAACCAATTTATACTtcaatttttacttatattcataaataagatgtttaaaaatcatttaacttGTTTCATGcgattgcttttatttttgtatggatTTCATTTGTACACCTGGTTGTGTGTATGTGAGTGTGTTAACTTAATAagtcacaaaataatatactaataATACACAATTAGTTAACAATATAACAAAGTGCATTAACACATTGCACTATAAAACATTAtgataatcattaaaaaataattaaaaatgtgtaaaccAAGGTCTATTATTCTTTTGATTTCATAACATGAGTTAGAGTAAAAGATTTTACTAAAACTACTCTTTGGTAGGTTCCAATGACTGGCAATacttaattagtatttttgtCTCCGTCGAGGCAAGTCCTGCCGCCCCTGCCGTCGGGTAAGCAGAGTTGTCCTGGGCCACAGTTGCCGTTCCTGTATTGGCACACGTTGGTGTGTGTGGGACACTCCTCAGGGGCCACGGCGACTCCGTACAGCCTCCTTGTGGCCGCGGCTATCGGAAGCCGGCCTTTCACTTGAGTCGCTGTGTCTATAAATTCGATATCCAGTCTGGAGAGATACGATATAATCGATTAATCATAAGATATTTCTGTGCgagtgtatttattaaaatacctaAACACTACACTTATTTTGATGATTGTAAATGTTTGAGGGCTTAGCTTGGACTTATAGTTGAACTCGTGTGCAACTGTGAGAGAGTTGTTTTTTGGTGATGGCGCTGCGGAGTGAATGGCGCTAGTGTTGCAACATTGCTAAAAAGCGGGTGTTGCTATCTTTGTCTACTttggtaaatttttattatttttataaaaaagaagattAGTACTTACGTTCGCCAGTCTGTCCAGTAGAACTTGTCGCCGCTGATGGCGAGACGGAAGGGATGTGAGTAGTTGGCGGCGATGATCTCCCTTTCGGAGGTGGTGATGCTGACACACCTGATGCTGAATTGATGAACACCAAATTTTTcatctttacaatatttataatatcgcTAAAAAATAGCCTGTATCATGCCCAAACACATCACCTACCTACCAGTCAGtcccatcaaaatcggtccagccgtttcggagattacccgtaACAAACACGCTTGCGGTCagacatacaaacataaattttcaatttgtaaaccgattttgataatttatttctttgtttgaaGGATAAGAgtttatctgctgcattctaaattagtttttgaattgaagtataCAACATATCAaatacatatcaaataggaaagtccttttctttatttgtcttatttccgGTCTCATACGTATTCAGCAAATTTATAATCGAACTTCAAATTCCCAAAAATAcgagaagtaaaaaaaaataagaaaaaaataaagccgacgtcataaaaaaacaatctcaaacaaaatgcattaaaaaataacaaaatgtcatgaaaaccctctaaaGAAAGTTATCTTCTTTCTTGtgacatgtctatattgtataaaacagatcgaaaaattgtcaataaaaCAGATCGATTTGTCTATGTACTAAAGAGGATAAAGCAAATAGTTAACATAAACACTGCACTGATAGCCTACCACGCTTACATATCATCAATTCTGAGATACGGAATAATAATATGGGGTAATTCAGTAGAGGCAGATAAAGTTTTCAAAGCTCAGAAAAAATGTATCAGAGCAATATGTGGTGCTCACTTCTTAGATAGTTGCAAACCACtttttaaaagacataaaatCTTACCATTGCCCTGCCTATACATCTTAGAAATATGTATCTTTGTGAAAAAACACCCTCAATTATTCGAAACATTTAGCGATAGTACATATAGCCGATGTAGACATAAAAATAGACTGCGTTTACCTCAGATaaagctaaaattatttaaggaaaatgtttattgtatgtgtatcatgatatttaataatttaccctcaaatattgtacaattgcCTTTTACAcggtttaaaaatcaattatttaatttgctgtTGGATAAATGCTATTATAGTGTTGAACACTTCCTAGCtgacaatttacaaaatgttgacctaatgataaataaataattaatgactaaaataatcctactaatatgattttatataataaggttaaatttgcattcaatataatatttgcatgCCATACGTGGCAGAATATGTTTGTTCGTCTAACCATGTAACACCATTTGTACCATATTCtggcaaataaattgattattattattattattattataactataattatttttattttggagtcggctGGCGGAGCATCTGTGGGCCGAGCCTGATACAGACTGGAGCCACGCCGAGCACAGGATGCTGCTTTTGAGGTATACACATTGAACATACAACATGCTTTATCATCGTTCACTTAACATATATATCTTCAAAAAAGACAGACTCTTTTCAGATTAGTCTTGTTCTCATTCGGTATAAGGCAAAGAATATAATACTCTCTATAGAGAGAAGAATGACATGTTACATACTATAGTATTATAACTTTGGTCTATACGCTTATACTACTAGCGCCATAATGGTCGcccatatgaaaaaataaaacgcgggaattttgaatatacgtttagtattttaatttatttatagttaaaaatttatattggaaattatgattattttaataatttggcaaatgtaagatttttttaaagaaagaataattttaaaatgaaataatcattatttccaatatattgtgttagtaaaagttattaacttaaattagttaaaggaataatgaaatgaaacagagtaatttaacatcatttatttaattaaatttagttcccgattttttttaattaagaatcgctttaaagatataaaaattattgattttattatgaaatcacaattttcattataatgtcTGTCacaattaagtaaaaagcTGAAATCCACCATGCATGTAAGGatggattttaaatttttaactatataatttttgtatccaTTTGATTCaagttcattattaattattgaagcACTTATCTCCacacattgaataaattttttactggCGTAATTTAAGCTTTCAGcataatctttaaattgtgtaaaaatttatggtctgatgataaaaacaattccttacaattattacaatttatatttcgttttttgaCCATAAATCCACATACATATGCACAAGCCTGGGCCTCTGACGTACCACTATCAATGGTATGAACTGCTTCACCAATAATATCTTCAAATTGATCTTGATGTGGATCAAATTGCCATTCTATGTCATCTGACGTCTGTTCTATTTGGCTATCGCCGGCTATCAAAAATGCCTctagattattaatatttcaatatttcactTATCAGAGTCAATATCTCAAAACTTAAACACTCGCGTTATTAGTTCAAAATACAATGCAATATCAAAGATTTCGGAACCATACGAGAACacgttttgaaacaaatttgaaaacttatttttttaacggttatgatttaaaattgccattactacatttttttgcgATGTAGATATAAGATAACAAGTGATCGTatatcttgatttataaatacaaatgtaagaaataagacaattaataataggattttttttaaatcatgttttcttatttttaattataaatactttattataataataaaaggatgaaatattttttttatatggcaaGTATAGCTTGGACTATCGCGAGCGAAAACGGCATAGATATATGCTCTATCTCGTTCATATTATGGAACCCAGTtaacacaacaacaaaattgtcTCTGTGTGAAGTTTCTTGTTTTTCGTTTAAAGTTGGTGGACCCTGGTATAAGGTCTACTGAGAACCTATCACGAATATATGCGACGCGCGCCTTCGTAATGTCATCGAAAAAATATGTCAagatttgtatgagatttcgTGTCATTTGCGCTCGGTATTTGCAGTTTTTGGGACTATCTTACTCTAAATTATTACCATGTCCCTTGCCGCGAATTACCGCTTATTTTATGCTGAACTCTCTCAATTTTGTGTGATTTCAACAGTCATAACCATGGaacagtaaataatatttaattttatttacttatatcgatattatattctttactttttaagtCAAAATCAGCATTAGAACCAATACAACGTCCAAGTCACTTTACAAATTTAACCCCTAAGCCACCGACTTCATCTAtagttaaaatttgataaaaatgctctttattatttattttatttgttgcataaactgtattttttcaaatatttcaaaagcGATAGCATTTCGTAATGTGGCtgaaagataataaaacttttgccattaaaacaaaacacacaaAGTTGTCAACTTGACTTTTGTTATCAAATTGTCatttgtcaaatttattatacattctCCAGTCTGCCTGCTTTCTAAATTCCattgattgtatttttaaatagtaaatattttccattaaaGTAGCAATCAAAATGAGTTGCTTTGAGAACGTAAATTTACCTAACTGCGTGTGGTTTGATGGGGGCGACAAACGAAATACTGTAGCTTCGATTTTGGCTGGTGTTTTGGTATGTATTTCCATGAATCATTCGTAGCAAAATCGGTGCGATTAACTTTTtgtgttttcttatttaaaacatttataaaatcccGAAGTGTTATATCTTGTGAATGTTAAAAGTGTCTTGTCGATATCATGACTGGCCAttctttattgttataaaataccattctaatatcaaaaataaatctcaTCTAAGAATTTGTTACTGTTTGCTAAAAGATTGGCAACAAggagcaaaaaataaaattaaatatgcttGACTTGTATCTACTTAAAATTTCCTGTACATCATAAAACCATCTGATCATCCATCCTTATCTCAATTATCTTTATCTAAGTAGCTTTTTGTtctaaacaaaaagaaaataataacctaagcaatttactatttatacaCTTTAAGATGTTTATATAATAGgagtgttatataaaaaaaatacatatttcatatacattatgtatttgcattattgataaataaaacccaattttaaaaaatgtctatGTCTGTCTGCATGTCTATTTGGAAGGTCATGTTTTTTTCTGGGTAATGTCTGGAACAATTTTGGTAGGACTTTAACAGGATGGTAGTTGATGCATGCTACTTTTAATAGGCTTAGGCtatattataggctacttttaattttgctCTGACATAACGAGGTATGttgctagtataaaataaaaatatcggaGAACAGTTTTTTAACagtcagattataaaaattgcttGCGTACAATTACTAGAATATAAGAGAGTAATGACTAAAGTGATGAATGATAGATAAATCTGGATGAGGAAAACCTAGTACACCAACTGATATGAACAGGGagatgataattataatagaagtagctgtcgcccgtgattCCGTCCGTacagaattaagaaaaaaagcttaataagtagtctatatattcttccagactatgttctacatttacaaatttcatcgacatccattgagccattctggagataccttcaaacaaacatctatccatccatccaaatatttgcatttataatacatattagtaagattgatgGTGATATGTTACAGATTGTTATCACTATATACGCATTTGTGGATATATTGTGAGTGTTTGATGTAAAATATggtatgttttattgttttacagtTCTTTGCGGGTTGGTGGTTCATCATTGATGCAGCGTCAGTGTATCCCGGTGATCTTCCCAATGCCGCCCATGTATGCGGTGTTATGGCAACACTCTCACTTGTCATGGTTAATTCTGTCTCCAATGCTCAGGTGAATAAACATTCCTATAAACATAAGgatttttacacaatatttttttttttataatcacttTTTAGATTATTACATGTGAAACAACAATGAGAAAACTAAATggcattttttaaagttaggtTATTACAGACTTTCAACATTgtttatctacttttaataGTTCCATTCCTGATTTTAATACACAGAAATAATGCACATAATAtttgtgaataaattaaatatttatatgtgatACCAACTAACCATGTGATGGGCCAGCGTGATTGACTTCTTATTAAGGTCTAATTTAGTGAAGGCTTAGTGTTTGCGATGATTTATAGAACTGTCAACATGTTTGTCCTATTTCCAGGTCCGTGGTGACACATACACAGGTGGCTGCATGGGCCCTCGTGGAGCTCGTCTCTGGCTGTTTATGGGCTTTGTTGTAGGTTTCGCCTCTCTCATCTCAGCCTGTTGGATTTTATTTGCTAACTATGTTAATGCTGGtgagtttttcattaaaattattttttttttaaggaaagtaCTACAGGGATCGGCAATATTCAGTCATGACAGCAGATAGCCTTTAAAACcttagttgtatttttagccgacttcaaaaggaggttatcaattagactgtatttttttatgtgttaccgcgatgctccACACCATGgggctccgattttgataaaaataattttaatagaaacgGAATGCTTGTAGATGgttcccattttttttaatacctagaagactagtagattttgaatttagcttcaaactGCGTTGTGAAAATTAGGGACCTTTTTGCTTTTAGTGCTtgaagaattgtagctctttaaatgtgctaaataaaagtctgcgatagcatatatctgttttttatagttttctcacaataaccatttctttctttaaaaatatcaattacatttatgccctatttccgacgctattatatgggttcagtattaacccttatgtaaataaatatgttcattatcaagagaatttaatgtagattatattttatacaagacAGTTAATACTAGTATTACTTCATTCAGACAGGATTGTTTCAGTTTTAACCAATGTTGCAAATGTTATTGACAAAATGATTTttcttagatttatttttgggAGACTGTACAcgacgaattaaaaaaaaactttataagtatcctgtgttctttcagacaaagttctacatctgtgccaaatttaatcaaggattgctgagctgttccggagataccttcaaacaaacatccatccatcttaacatttttaacattagtaagattattgtttttttttccaggGAGCAACAAGCACACATGGCCGGGTGTTAGCTTGTTTATGCAAAACGCATTTATATTCGCGGGTTCGCTCGTCTTCAAGTTTGGCCGCACTGAAGATGTTTGGGGATAagattattcaaatttataaaatctttagcTGAAACCACTTTATACATTCATATATAagatgtttgtaatttaatttatcttaaaaatcatttaacttGTTTCATACGATAGATTTCATTTGTAAACCTGGTTGTATGTATGTGAGTGTGTTAACTTAATAagtcacaaaataatatacaattagTTAACAATATAACAAAGTGCATTAACACATTGcactttaaaacattacaataatcattaaaaaataattaaaagcgtGTAAACCAAGGTCTATTATGCTTTTGATTTCATAACATGAGTTACagtagaaaatttaaatttatattatagcaacattattatatgctaaaaatactttttgtaaGAGGAAGGAATGTTATTAgaatcttattaatttttttgctagTTAAAGTAGctgttttttgtaaaatgcttttgtttgttatttttaaattcattgtgtAGGCGaaaaacttcaaataaaaaatacagattatataggtattatatttacattaaacaaatacagataacattcaaattaaaaatatttagtaagatTCGTAGTTAAttggatttaattataaaatttgcaaatGTTTGTCAAACATTGTatatgtgaaataaataaatattcctttGGTGTCTTGATTAAATctattataatacaataaagatcttaatactattaatctttttattaaataaaatatctgaaataaaaaacttatatgcatttttttataaacttaagtaaaatcaaataacttattaaaattattgc
Proteins encoded in this region:
- the LOC106713077 gene encoding transmembrane protein 50A, whose translation is MSCFENVNLPNCVWFDGDDKRNTVASILAGVFYFAGWWFIIDAASVYPGDLPNASYVCGVMATLSLVMVNSVSNAQVRGDTYTGGCMGPRRARIWLFMGFVVGFFSLISSCGILFVNYANAGSKKHTWAGVSLFMQNAFIFASSLVLKFGRTEDVWG
- the LOC123721126 gene encoding nidogen-like, whose product is MYRQGNDEKFGVHQFSIRCVSITTSEREIIAANYSHPFRLAISGDKFYWTDWRTLDIEFIDTATQVKGRLPIAAATRRLYGVAVAPEECPTHTNVCQYRNGNCGPGQLCLPDGRGGRTCLDGDKNTN
- the LOC106715958 gene encoding transmembrane protein 50A; this translates as MSCFENVNLPNCVWFDGGDKRNTVASILAGVLFFAGWWFIIDAASVYPGDLPNAAHVCGVMATLSLVMVNSVSNAQVRGDTYTGGCMGPRGARLWLFMGFVVGFASLISACWILFANYVNAGSNKHTWPGVSLFMQNAFIFAGSLVFKFGRTEDVWG